From the genome of Corallococcus macrosporus DSM 14697:
CGCGTGCGCCTGTTCGCCGCTTCCTTCACGCAGGAAATGCTGCGGCAGCACCTGCTCGCCGCGCCCGCCACCCCATGAGCCGTTCCAAGTCCAAGCGCCCCCGTCCGCCTTCCTCCGAACCGGTCGCGCCGGAAAGTCCCGCTGTGGCGCCCGTCGCAGCCCAGCCGGAGGAAGGGGCCGCGTCCACCGCGGCGCCGCCGGCGGCCGAGCCGGCTCCCGCGCCAGAGTCCGCCGCGTCATCACCGGGGGCGCCCGTGTCGGGAGGACTGCCGCTCAACGCCGCGCGCGTGTGGCTGTCCGCATATCGCGTGGAGGTGGGGCTGTTCCTGGTCGCCTTCGTGGTGCTGGCCAGCTTCAGCTCCCAGCGCTTCCTGCGGCAGAGCGCGGCCCCTCACTTCGTCTACCAGGCCCAGGCGTGGCTGGAGGGACGGCTGGACGTGGACCCGCGGGTGCTGCCCAACATGGAGGACTGGGCCTGCGTGCGCGTGGTGGAGGGGGACAAGGTCCGCTGCGCCGGCCGGCCGCTCCCCACGGACCGCTGGTACGTCAGCTTCCCGTCCTTCCCCGCGGTGGCGATGCTGCCCTTCGTGGCGCTGCACGGCTACCAGTTCAATGACACCTCGTTCGGCGTCATCGTCGGCGCGTTGGCGGTGGCGCTCTTCTATTCGCTGCTGCGCTTCCTGGCGAAGGAAGGGGAGACGGCACGCAACCGCAACGAGAACGTGGCCCTGGCGCTCATCCTCGCCTTTGGCACCCTGTTCTTCTATTGCGCCATCCGGGGCGAGGTCTGGTTCAGCGCCGAGGTGATGGGCGTGGCGCTGACGTGTCTCTACGTGCGCAACGCGGTGCGGGCGCAGCGCCCGTTGCTCGCGGGCCTGTTCTTCTCCATGGCGACGCTCACCCGGACGCCCTTGCTCTTCACGGGCCTCTTCTTCGTCCTGGAGGCGCTGTGTCCCGGCCCGGAGCCCCGCCTGGCGCAGCTCAAGGCCCTGGCGCGGGACTGGAAGCCCGCGGCCAGGAAGGTGGGCCTCTTCACCCTGGGCGCCGCCCCGCTGGCGGGGCTCGCGGCCGCGTACAACGTCTATCGCTACGGCCGGCTGAGTGAGTTCGGGCACGCGTACCTCTTCAACAACCGCGTCAACGTGGACATCGACCGCACGGGGCTCTTCAACTGGGAGTACCTGCCACGGAACCTGGAGGCGGCCTTCTTCAAGCTGCCCACGGTGTCCCTGTCGCCGCTGAAGCTGGCCTATGACCCGCACGGGCTGACGCTGCTGCTGACGCTGCCGTTGCTCGTCTTCCTGCTGGTGCCCAAGACGCGTCCGCGGCTGCATTGGCCTGCGTGGCTCACGGTGGCGGTGTGCGCGCTGCCTGGGCTCTTCTATCAAAACACCGGCTACATGCAGTTCGGCTTCCGGTTCAGCCTCGACTACACGCCCTACCTTCTCCTCCTCTTCGCGCTGGGGGGGTGGTCTCTGCGGAACCGGGCGGTGCTGGCCGCGGTGGCGCTTGGCGTGCTGGTGAACTTCTGGGGAGCCGTGGCCTTCCGCGGCTACACGGAACTTGTCCGGAACTGGTAGCGGCCCTCGCCTCATGGGCTTGAATCCTTCACGCGCCACGCGCAGATGAGAGACGTCATGCAACCGCCCACCGGACAGCCGCCTCCCGGCAAGCGCTGGCACACCCGCGAGGACAGCGGCATCCGCCTCGACGCCACGCTGCGCTGGTGGCACGACGACGAGGCCATCCTCCACCCCAAAATCATCGAGCTCTTCAACGCCTCGCTCGTATTGGACGAAGCGGGCCGCTATCAGCTCCGCATCGGCAACGACTGGTGCTTCGTCCAGGTGGATGGTGCCGCCTACGAGGTCCGCACCGTGGACGTCACACCCGACGAGCGGGTGTCCGTGCGCCTCAGTGACCGCACCGCAGAGGCGCTGGACGTGGACAGCCTTCACCTGGACGCCGATGGGGTGCTGTCCTGCCGCGTGAAGCAGGGCAGGGCCCAGGCACGCCTGTCGCGTGACGCGCAGTACCAGCTCGGACAGCTCCTGGAAGAAGGGCCTGACGGCGGGCTCGTGCTGTGCGTCGGCCAACGCAAGCTCGCCGTCCCGGTCGCGCTGGACGCCTCCGCCTAGGCCGCGGCCTCCACTGCCGCCGGGG
Proteins encoded in this window:
- a CDS encoding DUF1285 domain-containing protein translates to MQPPTGQPPPGKRWHTREDSGIRLDATLRWWHDDEAILHPKIIELFNASLVLDEAGRYQLRIGNDWCFVQVDGAAYEVRTVDVTPDERVSVRLSDRTAEALDVDSLHLDADGVLSCRVKQGRAQARLSRDAQYQLGQLLEEGPDGGLVLCVGQRKLAVPVALDASA